The window ATCATGAACCCGAGACGTTCCGCAATTCTCGTCGCGCTCACAGCCGCCATCTTGTTCGGCGCTGCGACGCCGCTCGCCAAGGCGCTGATCGGTACGATGTCGCCGTTCATGGTCGCAGGTCTTTTCTATCTCGGCAGCGGTGTCGGCCTCGGGGTTGTAATCGGCCTGCGCGCATTGCGCGGGCACCGTCCGTCGACGGATGGCGCCGCACCGCTGCAACGTGCCGAGCTTCCCTGGCTGGCCGGTGCGATCGCGGCGGGCGGCGTCGCCGGGCCGGCGCTGCTGATGCTCGGCCTGGCGAGTACGCCGGCCGCCACGAGCGCGCTATTGCTCAATCTGGAAGGCGTGCTGACTGCGGTGATCGCGTGGGTGGTATTTCGCGAGAACGTCGACCTGCAGGTGTTCCTCGGCATGGTGGCGATCGTCGCCGGCGGCGTGCTGCTGTCGTGGAAGCCGGGTGCGGCGGGCGTGCCGACAGGCGCGCTGCTGATCGTCGGCGCCTGCCTGTGCTGGGCGATCGACAACAATCTCACGCGCAAGGTGTCGGCGAACGACGCGATGGTCATCGCATGCGTGAAGGGCGTCGTCGCGGGCCCGGTGAATATCGCCATCGCGCTCGCGACGGGCGCCGCGTTGCCGACCGTTCCGATTACGCTCGCCGCGATGCTCACCGGACTCGGCGGATATGGCATCAGTCTCGTGCTGTTCGTCGTCGCGCTGCGCGATCTCGGCACGGCGCGTACGGGCGCCTATTTCTCGGTTGCGCCGCTGTTCGGCGTCGCGCTGTCGCTGCTGATCTGGCCGGAGCCGCCGTCCGTCGCGTTCTGGATCGCCGCCGCGCTGATGGCGCTCGGCATCTGGCTGCATGTGCGCGAACGGCACGATCACGAGCATGCGCACGAACGGCTGGAGCACACGCACCGGCATCGTCACGACGCGCATCATCAGCACACGCACGACTTTCCGTACGAAGGTGACGAGCCGCATGCGCATCCGCACGTGCACTTGCCGATCACGCACAGTCACGCGCATTTTCCGGACATTCATCACCGTCATCGGCACTGACAAAGACGAGGACGTCGTCTGCCTGGACGGCAAGGTAACCGTTTATGGGGCGTCGTTCCTCGTTCCCCTGCGGTATCAATGCTGATTATTCGGTGCGAGCGCGGCACTTACCGCGCGCTCGCCCATGCCGGCGCTAACGCGTGGCGGCCACGCCGACGACGTCGCGGCGGATGTCTTCAAAACATCGATCTTGTTGCTATGCCCGCAAGCTGATTTGCGCAGCCAACGCATACGGGTGTCGCCAAGGGTGTCGCCAACTGCTCCGGGTCGTTACGGCGCTCAGCTGCGTGAACGGCCAATCACGCGACGCCGACGATCACGCTCGATGCCTTGAAGATCGCGGTGGCGGCCTTGCCGCTGGCGAGCCCGAGACGCTCGACGCTGTCGTTGGTCACGATCGCGACGATCTGCGCGCCGCCCGGCGCGGCGATCGCCACTTCCGAATTGACCGCGCCCTTCGTGACGGACGACACCGTGCCTGCGATGCAGTTGCGGGCCGATACCTTGCTGCTGTCGACGTCGACCATCACGACGACCGACGACGCCTTGACCAGCGCGAAGGCGTTCGTCCCCGCCGCGAGGCCCAGCGACGCGACGCTGCCGTGCGTGATGACGGCGACGATGTCGAGCCCGTCCTGCGTGCGCAGCGTGATTTCGTCGTTGACTGCGCCGGCCTTGACGACGTCGATCCGGCCGGGGAATTGGTTACGGGCGCTGGTTCGCATGAGGACTCTCCGGGAAGTGAGCCGCGCGACGCGCGGCGAGCGAAGGACGAAAACCGCAGACGAGTTTATCGGGAATGCGGGTGCGGCGCGATGTCGGCGCGGTCTTCTCCGCAACGGCGATTGCGCGTGAACGCAACCGCGACCGAGGGGCGGTAGTAGACGCGACACGCTCGTCGCGCTTTGTCGCCACACGGAAACTTACCGACCCATTGCCGATGCCGCCGACTTAGCCGCCGCCGATGCTGGTGCCGAACCCGCCGCCACGCCCGCCACCACCTCCCCATCGCCCTCCCACCCCCCGCCGAGCGCGAGGAACAACCTGACCTGATCCGCCGCAACCTGCCCCTCAGCCGCCGCGACCTGCGCGCGCACGCTCGTCAACGTGCGCGTCGCATCCAGATCCGAAATGAACGACTCGCGCCCGGCCGTATAGAGCCGGTGCGTTTCGTCGGCGGAACTTCGCGCCGATTCGTAGGCCGTGCGCAGCGCATCGGTGCGCTGCACGTCGGCCGCATAGGTCGCGAGGCTCGACTGCGTTTCGCGCAGCGCGTTCAGCACGACGCCGTCGAAGTGCGCGAGCGCGCCGCCGGTCGCCGCTTCGGCTTCGTGCACGCGCGCACGCTGGCCGTTGATCGGGAACGCCCAGCTGATCAGCGGCCCGAACGACCAGCGGTTGGTGGTCGACGAGAACAGATCGGCGGCGACGCCGACCGAACCCGCGGATAACCCGATGCTCACCGACGGATACAACGCGGCGGTCGCCACGCCGATGCGGGCCGTGGCCGCCGCGAGCTGGCGCTCGGCTTCGCGAACGTCGGGACGGCGGCGCAGCAGCGCGGCGCCGTCGCCGATCGGGATCGGTTGGCGCAGCTGCGGCAGCCGCTCGCATTCGGCGACGGCCTTCGGCAGATCTGCGGGCGCTCGCGCGAGCAAGGCGGCGAGCTGGTATTGAGCGATCTTGCGCCGGCCTTCGAAGCGCGGGATGTCGGCCGACAGCGTGCGTACCTGCGTGACGCCGCGCGTCACGTCGGTCTGATTGCCGCGTCCCGCGTCGCGCAGCCGCTGCGACAGCTTCACACGCTGCTGCTGCAGCGCGAGCGACTGCTTCGCGATCGCGAGTTCGTCGCCGGCGGAGCACGACTCGACGTACGCCCGCACCACATCCGCGACGACGGTGATGCGCGCGAGGTCGGCCGCCGCCTGCACCGCGTCGCTGTCCGCGTGCGCGGCCTCGACGCCACGCCGCAGCTTGCCGAACAGATCGAGCTCGTACGACACGTTGATGCCGACCGCGCCTTCGTTGACGACCGGCAGCTTGTTCTCGAGCAGATACTGTTCGGCCGATTCCTGCGCGCGTTGCACGCCGGCTTCGGCGTGGCCCGAGAAGCCGCCCTGTTCGTTGGCGACCTCCAGCGCCGCGCGCGAGCGCGCGAGGTTCGCTGCGGCGACGCGCAGGTCGGTGTTCGATTTCAGCGCGCTCTGCACCAGCGCATTCAGCACCGGATCGTCGTACAGCTGCCACCAGTTGCCGGGCACCGCATCGCGCGAGACGAGCGCGCCGTCCGCATCGTCGAGCGCATGGTTCGCGAGCGGCGCATTCACGTATGCGTGCTGCGGCAGCGTGTAATCGGGGCCGACCGACTTGCACGCGCCGAGTGCGAGCGCGAGCGGCGCGAGCGCCGCCGCGAGGCGCAGCCCATGCCGCTTCATTGCGATGCTCCAGTCGCGCTGGCCGCGGCGGGCGCCGATGCCGGCCGCGTCTTGTCGTCAGGGCGCGCGTCATGCGAGCGCACCGCGACGGTCGCGGTGCGGCCGGCGATCATCCGGAAATCGTCCGGCACCTCGTCGAGCACGACGCGCACCGGCACGCGCTGCGCGAGCCGCACCCAGCTGAATGCCGGGTTCACGTTCGGCAGCAGGTTCGCGCCCTGCGTGCGGTCGCGATCCTCGATCGCGGCGACGATGCTCTGCACGTGGCCGCGCAGCGGATGCGGTTCGCCCATCACGACGATGTCGACCGGCTCGCCGATATGGATGCCGCGCAGCTTGGTTTCCTCGAAATAGCCGTCCACGCGGAACGAGTTTCGATCGACGACCGACAGCACCGCACGGCCGGCCGCCACGTATTCGCCGGTGCGCGGCGCGCGGTCGTTCAGATAGCCGTCGACCGGGCTCACGATCGTGGTGCGCTGGAGATTCAGTTTCGCGGTGTCGAGCGACACCTGCGCATCGGCGACGGCGGCTTCGCCCTGCTCGACGCGCGTGCGGCTTTCCTCGACCTGTTCGCTCGCCACCAGATTGCCGAGTTGCAGGTTGCGCGCATATTCGCGCTTCGCCTGGGCGAGCGTCGCGCGGCGCTGCGCGAGGGTCGCTTCGGCGAGGCGTTGCGCGAGCGTGTAGCGCGCCTGATCGATCACGAACAGCACCTGGCCGCGCTTGACCTCCTGGTTGTCGGCGACCTGCACCGACGTGATGAGGCCGGCCACGTCCGGCGCGACCTGGATCACGTCGGCGCGCACGTGCCCGTCGCGGGTCCACGGCGAGAACATGTAGTAATTGATGATGCGCCACAACACGAGGGCGGCCACGACGACGACGATCAGCGTGAGCAGGATCTGTCCTGCCGAGTACCAGGTTTTTTTCACGATTAGCTAGCCACGAGATGGTGAGACACGACCACGACGGCGGCAAGCACGAACACGTAGATGCCGAGATCGAAGATCGAACGGTGCCAGACGAGGCGGTAGAAGCCGACGCGCTCGAGCAGCGCGCGCACGACGATGTTGATCAGATACGCGATCAGCATCAGCACGAGGGGAGCCGGCACGAATACGCCGAAGATGTCGATTTCGCCGATCATGGTCGCGCTCGGAAGGACGGGTGGGAAAGCCGGATCATGCGCGTGCTCCGTCCGCCGTGGCCTGCGGCGGCTGCGCGGCCGCGGCCGGGTACAGCGACAGCCGCAGCCCGACGAGCGCGTGCAGCGTATTGCGCAAGCGCCGGTGCGCGGCGCGCGACGTCGGTGCCGCAGGCGTCGCGCCGGCCTCCGCCGCGCCGGCCGACGCGGCGTGCGGCCGGGTGCGGCCCGCCACGCGCCGCAGCGCATCGTCGATCGACGCGAGCAGCGCGGGCGGCGCCGGCTGCCGTGCGTTGGCGGCCGCGCAGTGCGCGTAGTGATCGGTGACGCCGGCCAGCACGCGGTCGATCGCATCGGGCACGTCGCCCGACAGTCTGCGGCGCGCGCGGCGCAGGTCGAGCGCGTTCAGCGCGATGCGCAGGTCGCGGAAGCTCTCGATCGACGGATGACGATGATCGTCCGACGCGCCGAGCCGCGGCAGCAATTGCGTGACGCGATCGAGCATCCGCGACGCATGGTTGCGCTGGTCGTCGAGCGGCTGCGTCGACGCGGAGCGCGCGACGTCCTCCCAGCCCGAGCGCAGCAGCCGTCGCACGGCGAGTTCGGCGCCGAACGGCCGCGTCGCGCGCGTCCACAGATACGCGAACAGCAACCCGGCGACACCGGCGAGGTTGCTGTTCAGGAACACGAAGAAGTCGGCGTCGTACGCGCTTTGGATGCTGATGAAGGTCGCCGTGTTGACGGCGACGAGCATCGTCACCATGTTGAACTGCGGGCGCGGCAGCAGCGTGCCGATCAGGATGAACGGGCCGGCGAACATCAGCACGAGCATCGCGAAGTCGTGCACGTGCGGCAGCACGGCGAACAGGTACAGGCCCGCGAACACGACGCTCGCGGCGGTCGCGAGGAAGAACTTGAACACGAGCGGTGCGGGCTCGTCGAGCGCGGCGAAGAAGCTGCATGCGACGGCGGCCAGCGTGACCGCGCCGGCGCCGTCGTGCCAGCCCGACGCGATCCACAGCCAGCACGCGAACACGATCGCGCCGGCCACGGTGAGCGTCGAGAACAGCATCATCCCGCGATCGAAGAAACGCTCGGTGCCGCCGAGCCGCCAGTGCCTGAAACGCGGCTGCCAGATGCCCGACTCGTTCGCGATCAGCGCGCGCAGCGAGCGGCAGTCCTGCCAGATGTCGATGACCTGACGCAGCCGCCACAGCGCATTCGACAGCAGCGCGCCGTCCCAGCTCGCGAGTGCGCTGTCGGGCGGCTGCAGCGACGCGATGCGCGCGCGCAGGTCGTCCGCGGCCGGATCGTGCGCCATCTCGCCGCCGGTGTCGGCCTTCACGGCCGGCAGCGGCGCATCGAACCACTTCGCGGCGTCGGCGAGCAGCGCGTCGAGCCCGGGCGGCCGCACTTTCAGTTCGCGCATCAGCGCGACGAGCGGGTCGGCCAGCGACGACATCAGCGGCAGGAACAGCTGCATCCGGCCCGCGAGCGCCTGCGCGCGCTCGAGCACGCGCGGATGCGCGTGGTCGTAGCTCAGCTGGCTCAGCAGAAACTCGAGGCCGGTGATGGTGGCGGCGAGGCGCTGGCGGCACGCGGACAGCGCCTTGCCCGCGAGATGCCCGGACAACGTCTCGCGCCCGTAGAACGCGGCATCCTTGAACCATGCATCGGTGCGTTCGATCAGCGTCGGCGCGAGCCGGTTCGGGAACACGGTGCTGCCGACCACGCTCGCGCACACGATGCCGAGGACGATCTCCTCGGTGCGGGCGATCGCGACGTCGAAGATCGTCGACGGATCGGCCACCGTCGGCAGCGCGATGAGCGGCATCGTGTAACCGGCCAGCATGAACACGTAGCTGCGCGCGGTGCGGTCCGAGATCGCGAGGTAGAGCAGCGTGCCGCACCACGTCGCGACGATGATGCTGAACAGGATCGGCGTCTCGACGAATGGCGGCACGAACAGGATCGCGGCGGCTGCGCCGAGCGCGGTGCCGAGCGCGCGATACAGCGCCTTGGAACGCGTCGCGCCGACGAACGGATTCGACACGATGTAGACGCTCGCCATCGCCCAGTGCGGGCGCGGCAGCTGGAAGAACAGGCCGAGATAAAGCGCCAGCATCGACGCCGCGAACGTCTTGGTCGAGAACAGCCAGTCGCGAACGCTTGGATAGGTCATGACGCGGAACTGGCGGATTGCGGCGCGCCCGGTGCCGGGTTCGGCACGTCGGCGGCGTTGAACGCATTCAGCACGCGCAGCGTCGCCTCGAGGTCGGCGCGCGACACGCCCTTGAGCACCTGCGCGCGCAGCACGCGCAGGTCTTCTTCCATCTTCGCGGTGACCGAGCGGCCGGCGGCCGTCAGCGAGATCGTTTTCGCGCGACGATCGTACGGGTCCTCGTCGCGGCGCGCGAGACCGGCCGCGCACAGCTGGTCGAGCAGCCGCACGAGCGACGGCCCCTCGATGCCGACGTGTTCGGCCAGCGTGCCCTGGCGCACACCTTCGCCCAGGCGCCCGGCGATCAGCAGCGGCGTGGCGCAGGCCTCGGACACGTTGTACGCGGTCAGCACCGCGTCGCTGGTGCGGCGCCACTTGCGCGCGCTGAGCACCAGCAGGCTGCTGACGGCGAGGCGGAGATCGGGCAGATTCGTCATGCACGAGATGATAGGGGCAAAGTAATTCGATAGCAAACTACCGTTTTTGTCATGCGGATGTCTTGCAGCTTCTGTGCATCGGCCGCGCAACGGCTGTCCAAAGCCGCGGTGCGCCGACCGACGAAGCTGCGGTTCACGAGCCGGTGACAAGCGGGTGGTGCGGTGCCGCATCGCCCGACCGATCGATTGGTCGTACCGTTGGTGTCGACGTGCGCCATGGCGGTGCAGGACACCGGGCACGCACCATGCGCGATGTCACGCGCGGCACGCGACACCCGCATCACACCGCACGCAATTGCACTAGGACAATATTTTGAGGGTGTCTTTCTGAGCGACCATGCGCAGGCAACGACGGAGACATCGAGATGGGACGGACCGAGGTATCTGCGCGCTGGCACGAAGCGATCGGCGCGCTGCGCGGCATCGAGTCGAAATACAAGCGGCTCGTGAAGGCGATCGCCGCCGACATCGACAGCGGCGCGCTCGCCGCGGGCGCGCGGCTCGCGCCGCAGCGCGACGTCGCAGCAAGCCTCGGCGTCAGCGTGCAGACGGTCACGAACGCCTACAAGGAACTTGAAAGGCAAGGGCTGATCCGCTGCGAAGTCGGCCGCGGCAGCTTCGTCGCCGCGCGCGTCACCGAATCGATGTCGAACTACATCCTCGACACGGCCGAACGCGAGCTGGTCGACTTCTCGATTGCTCGGATCGTCCATACGCCCGAGCACGACGCCGCGTGGCGCGCCGTCTGCGCGGCGCTGGCCGATGCCGGCGACCAGCCGTGGATCCGCTCGTTCCGCCCGATTGCCGGCCTCGACGCGCATCGCGAGGCCGGCGCCGCGTGGCTGGCGTCGCTGAACCTCGCGGTCGACCGCGAATCGCTGCTGATCACCAACGGGACGGCGCACGGCATCTTCCTCGCGCTCGCCTCGATCGTCGGGCCCGGCGACACCGTGCTGTGCGAGAGCCTGACCGACCACGGCGTGATCGGCTCCGCGAACGTGCTCGGGTTTACGCTGAAAGGACTCGAGATCGACGAGCACGGCATTCGCCCCGAGCATTTCGAGGAGATGTGCGACGGCGAACGCATCAGCGCGCTGGTCTGCACGCCGACGCTGAACAATCCGACGGTGTCGGTAATGCCCGACTCGCGCCGCAAGTCGATCGCACGCATCGCGTCGCGCTACGGCGTCTACGTGATCGAGGACGACGTGTACGGGCCGTTGCCGGCGAGAACGGCCACGCCGATCGCGAGCCTCATACCGGAGCTCGGCTTCTACTGCACCAGCATGACGAAATCGGTGCTGACGGGGCTGCGCACCGGTTATCTCGCGATGCCGCGGCGGCTCGCGCTGCGCGTGGAGAGCGTGTTGCGCGTGAGCAGCTGGATGGCGACCTCGCCGATCGCGGAGATCGCGACCCGCTGGATCGTCGACGGCACCGCCCGGCGGCTCGTTGAACTGCAGCGGCAACGGCTCGCGCTGCGCCAGGAGATGGTGAAGGCCGCGCTCGGCCCGTACATCCTCGGCGCGCATCCGAACGCGTTGTCCGCGTGGCTGCGCGTGCCCGACTACTGGCAGGCCGACCGGCTCGTCCGTGAGCTGCGCACGCGCAAGATCGCGGTGACGTCGCCCGACCCGTTCGTGGTCGGCGGCGCCGAGCGGCCGAACGCGGTGCGCGTGTGCATCGGCGCGGAGACCACCGACGCCGCGTGCAACGCGGCGCTCGAGACCATCGCGCGCGTGTTCGAACAGTATCCGCACGTGCACGACTTCCACTGAAGCGACGGCCGCTCCCGACGCCCGTCACCTGATACCTGATACCTGATACCCGATACGCGCCGCACAATGTATCAGGACATTCGAAAGCGCCATTTGGAACATTAGACTGGATCGCACCATATCGATGAGGCGTGCGTTCCATGTCCTTCCTGTCGCTGTCCGACGTCTATCGCGCACGCCGACGCATTGCCGGGCATGCGTGCGTCACGCCGCTCGTCGGCTCGGCCGCGCTGTCGGCGCGGCTCGGCGTGCCGGTCCATCTGAAGCTCGAGACGCTGCAGCCGACCGGCAGCTTCAAGCTGCGCGGGGCGACCAATGCGCTCGCCGAGCTGGCCGCGCAGCACGTGACGCGCGTCGTCACTGCGTCGACCGGCAATCATGGCCGTGCGGTCGCGCATGCGGCGCGTGCGTTCGGTATCGAGGTGACAGTGTGCATGTCGTCGCTGGTGCCGGCGAACAAGGTCGACGCGGTGGCCGCGCTCGGCGCGCGGATCGTGATCGCCGGCGACAGCCAGGACGACGCGCAAGCCGCCGCGCGGCAGCTCGTGCGCGATGAAGGCTACGTGTACGTGCCGCCGTTCGACGACCCGCGCATCGTCGCCGGGCAGGCGACGATCGGCGTCGAGATCCTCGAAGCGTTGCCGGATGCGGGCACGCTCGTCGTGCCGCTGTCGGGCGGCGGACTGTTCAGCGGCGTCGCGTTCGCGGCGAAGGCGATCCGCCCGTCGCTCGCGGTGATCGGCGTGTCGATGGCGCGCGGCGCGGCGATGCACGCGAGCATCGCGGCCGGTCATCCGGTCGACGTCGACGAACGGCCGACGCTCGCCGATTCGCTCGGCGGCGGCATCGGCCTCCACAACCGCTACACGTTCGAGATGACGCGCGCGCTGATCGACGAGATCGTCCTGCTCGACGAACCGGCGATCGCGCGCGGCATCGCGCATGCATATCGCGAAGAGCGGCTGGTCGTCGAAGGCGCCGGCGCCGTCGGCATCGCCGCGCTGCTCGACGAGCGGATCGCGCGTCGCGATTGCGACGGCCCGATCGTCGTCGTCGTCAGCGGCGCGAACATCGACATGGGCGTGCATCGCCGTATCGTCTCGGAGCACTGACATGATTCCTCCCGTCACGCTGCTCGATCGCGCGCAACTGCGCACGCTGGTGCCGCTCGACGTCGCCGCGATCGACCAGATCGAAGCCGCGTTCGCGTCGCTTGCGACCGAAGCGGTCGCGATGCCGCCGATCCTCAATCTGGCGTTACCCGAGCGCCACGGCGAAGTCGACGTGAAGACCGCCTATCTGCCGCGCTTCGACAGCTTCGCGATCAAGGTCAGCCCCGGCTTCTTCGACAACCCGTCGCTCGGGCTGCCGAGCCTGAACGGGTTGATGCTCGTGCTGTCCGCGCGCACCGGCCTGACCGAAGCCGTGTTGCTCGACAACGGCTACCTGACGGCCGTGCGCACCGCGGCGGCCGGCGCCGTCGCCGCACGGCGGCTCGCGCGCGCCGATGCGCGCCGCGCGGCCATCGTCGGCGCGGGCGAGCAGGCGCGGCTGCAGCTCGACGCGCTGATGCTCGTGCGCGACATCACGCACGTGACGGTCTGGGCGCGCGATGCCGAGCGCGCGGTGCGATTCGCGGACGACGCACGCGCCGCGCACGGGATCGACGCGACGGTCGCGCGCTCGGTGCATGCCGCGCTCGCCGACGCGGACATCGCGGTCACCACGACGCCCAGCCGCGAGCCGCTCGTGCATGCCGCCGATCTCCATGCGGGGCTGCACGTGACGGCGATGGGCTCCGACGCGCACTACAAGACCGAGCTTGCGCCGTCGGTGTTCGGCGCGGCGCGCTACTTCTGCGACCGGCTGCAGCAGACGCGCGTCGCCGGCGAGCTCGCGCATGCGATCGCCGCGGGCGCGGTCGCGGCCGATGCGGTGTTTCCCGAACTCGGCGAGGTGATCGCTGGGCGGCGCGAGGGCCGCACGCAGCGCGACGACATCACGATCTGCGACCTGACCGGAACGGGCGCGCAGGACACCGCCATTGCCGTACTGGCGCTGCAACGCGCGCGCGCGGCGCGGGCGGGCACGATTTTCCACAACGACCTCACGACTTGAGAGGAGACAGATGTCCGCAGTCATCGACACCTACGAAGCCGCGCCGCGGCTTGCGTTCGAGCGCAGCGAATATGCGGCGCGCATCGCGAAGACGCGCACGGCGATGCAGCGGGCCGGCATCGACCTGCTGATCGTCACCGATCCGACCAACATGGCCTGGCTCACCGGCTATGACGGCTGGTCGTTCTACGTGCACCAGTGCGTGCTGCTGCCGATGGAAGGCGAGCCCGTCTGGTACGGCCGCGCGCAGGACGCGAACGGTGCGAAGCGCACCGCGTTCATGACGCACGAGAACATCGTCGGCTACCCCGACCACTACGTGCAGTCGCAGGACCGTCACCCGATGGACTACCTGGCGAGCGTGGTGATCGCCGCGCGCGGCTGGAGCACGCTGCGCATCGGCGTCGAGCTCGACAACTACTACTTCAGCGCGGCGGCCCATGCGTCACTGCAGAAGCATCTGCCCACCGCGCGCTGGGTCGATGCGACCGCGCTCGTGAACTGGCAGCGCGCGGTGAAATCGCCGCGCGAGATCGAGTACATGCGCATCGCCGCACGCATCGTCGAACGCGTGCATGCGCACATCGTCGACACCATCGAGCCCGGCATGAAGAAGAGCGACCTGGTTGCGCAGATCTACGCGACCGGGATCGCCGGCGCCGACGGCCACGGCGGCGACTATCCGGCCATCGTGCCGCTGCTGCCGACCGGCGCCGACGCGGCGGCCCCGCACCTGACCTGGGACGACTCGAGGTTCGCGCGCGGCGCCGGCACGTTCTTCGAGATCGCCGGCTGCTATCGCCGCTATCACTGCCCGCTGTCGCGCACAGTCTATCTCGGCAAGCCGCCCGCGCATTTCATCGAAGGCGAGCGCGCGGTGATCGAAGGCATCGAGGCCGGCCTGGCCGCCGCGAAGCCCGGCAACGTGTGCGAGGACATCGCGAACGCGTTCTTCGCGGTGCTGCGCCGTGCGGGCATCGAGAAGGACAGCCGCTGCGGCTATCCGATCGGCGCGAGCTATCCGCCGGACTGGGGCGAGCGCACGATGAGCCTGCGCCCCGGCGATCGCACGGTGCTCGAACCCGGCATGACGTTCCACTTCATGCCGGGACTGTGGCTCGACGACTGGGGGCTCGAGATCACCGAAAGCATCCTGATCACCGACACCGGCGTCGAGACGTTCTGCCGTACGCCGCGCAAGCTGTTCGTGAAGGAGTAGAGCGATGCGCGCCTCTCCGATCACGCCGACCGTCGATTTCGATGCGGACGGCGTACAGCATGGCTTTCTGAAACTACCTTACTCGCGCGACGATTCCGCGTGGGGCGCGATCATGATTCCGATCGCCGTCGTGAAACGCGGCGACGGGCCGACGGTGCTGCTCACCGGCGGCAATCACGGCGACGAATACGAAGGACCGGTCGCGCTGTCGAAGCTCGCCGGCTCGCTGAAGGCGGCCGACGTGACCGGACGCGTGATCGTCGTGCCGTTCATGAACTACCCGGCGTTTCGCGCGGGCCGCCGCACGTCGCCGATCGACGCGGGCAATCTGAATCGCAGTTTCCCCGGTCGGCCCGATGGCACCGTCACCGAGAAGATCGCCGATTACTTCCAGCGTCACCTGTTGCCGCTCGCCACCCACGTGCTCGACATCCACGCGGGCGGCCGCACGCTCGACTTCGTGCCGTTCGCGGCGATGCACGTGCTGGAGAACCGCGAGCAGGAGGCCCGCTGCGAACGCGCGATGCGCGCGTTCGGCGCGCCGTATTCGATGCGCATGCTCGAACTCGACAGCGTCGGGCTGTTCGACACGGCCGCTGAGGCGGCCGGCAAGGTGTTCGTGTCGACCGAGCTGGGCGGCGGCGGCACGTCGACGGCCGCGAGCGTCGCGATCGCCGAGCGCGGTGTACGCGGCTTTCTCGAACATGCCGGCGTGCTCGCGAAGCGCGACGATGCAAGCGCGGCGGTGCGCGCCGCCCCCCGCACGACCACGCTGCTCGACATGCCCGACGGCTCCTGCTTCACGACTAGCGAGCATCGCGGGCTGCTCGAGATGTGCCGCGATCTCGGCAGCGAGGTCGAAGCGGGCGACGTGCTCGCGCGCGTGCACGACATCGACCGCACGGGCGTCGCGCCGGTCGAATATGTCGCGCGGCGGCGCGGGCTGCTCGCGGCCCGGCATTTCCCTGGGCTCGTGCAGGCCGGCGACACGATCGCGGTGGTCGCCGACATCGTCGAGCGAAACGTCCCGGTGGGCGTGTAGGAGCGCGCGCGACGTGATCAAGCTCGACCGATACGACCTGGCGATCCTGCGCATTCTCGAACGCGACGGCCGCATCACGAAATCGCGGCTCGCCGAAGCGGTGAACCTGTCGATCTCGCCCGCATGGGAGCGTGTACGCAAGCTCGAGGAAAGCGGCGTGATACGCGGCTATCGCGCGGACGTCGACTGGGTCGGCACGTTCTCGGGCAGCCGCATCGTCGTTGAGGTGACGCTGTCGCGTCACACCGCGCCCGACATGCGGCGCTTCGAGGCGCGCGTGAGCGCCGCGCCCGAAGTCGCGCAGTGCTATGCGACCGGCGGCGGCGTCGACTACGTACTGCACGTGGTCGCACGCGACATCGATCACTACCAGCGCTTCATCGATGCAT of the Burkholderia ubonensis genome contains:
- the doeA gene encoding ectoine hydrolase DoeA (DoeA (degradation of ectoine A) is also called EutD (ectoine utilization D).), with the protein product MSAVIDTYEAAPRLAFERSEYAARIAKTRTAMQRAGIDLLIVTDPTNMAWLTGYDGWSFYVHQCVLLPMEGEPVWYGRAQDANGAKRTAFMTHENIVGYPDHYVQSQDRHPMDYLASVVIAARGWSTLRIGVELDNYYFSAAAHASLQKHLPTARWVDATALVNWQRAVKSPREIEYMRIAARIVERVHAHIVDTIEPGMKKSDLVAQIYATGIAGADGHGGDYPAIVPLLPTGADAAAPHLTWDDSRFARGAGTFFEIAGCYRRYHCPLSRTVYLGKPPAHFIEGERAVIEGIEAGLAAAKPGNVCEDIANAFFAVLRRAGIEKDSRCGYPIGASYPPDWGERTMSLRPGDRTVLEPGMTFHFMPGLWLDDWGLEITESILITDTGVETFCRTPRKLFVKE
- the doeB gene encoding N(2)-acetyl-L-2,4-diaminobutanoate deacetylase DoeB; protein product: MRASPITPTVDFDADGVQHGFLKLPYSRDDSAWGAIMIPIAVVKRGDGPTVLLTGGNHGDEYEGPVALSKLAGSLKAADVTGRVIVVPFMNYPAFRAGRRTSPIDAGNLNRSFPGRPDGTVTEKIADYFQRHLLPLATHVLDIHAGGRTLDFVPFAAMHVLENREQEARCERAMRAFGAPYSMRMLELDSVGLFDTAAEAAGKVFVSTELGGGGTSTAASVAIAERGVRGFLEHAGVLAKRDDASAAVRAAPRTTTLLDMPDGSCFTTSEHRGLLEMCRDLGSEVEAGDVLARVHDIDRTGVAPVEYVARRRGLLAARHFPGLVQAGDTIAVVADIVERNVPVGV
- a CDS encoding Lrp/AsnC family transcriptional regulator — encoded protein: MIKLDRYDLAILRILERDGRITKSRLAEAVNLSISPAWERVRKLEESGVIRGYRADVDWVGTFSGSRIVVEVTLSRHTAPDMRRFEARVSAAPEVAQCYATGGGVDYVLHVVARDIDHYQRFIDALLMDDLGIERYFTYIVTKVVKCDAGGAPDWH